A genomic window from Alkalihalobacillus sp. AL-G includes:
- a CDS encoding DUF3941 domain-containing protein, translating to MSKTKDNDKKKRDNQAVQELKNNMEDNNVKNGTRQYSKKTDHL from the coding sequence TTGTCTAAAACAAAGGATAATGATAAGAAAAAGCGGGATAATCAAGCAGTTCAGGAATTAAAAAACAATATGGAAGATAACAATGTTAAAAACGGTACCAGACAATATTCGAAAAAAACGGATCACCTATAA
- a CDS encoding DegV family protein, with amino-acid sequence MSIQLIVDTGCDLPQHVVDQYSMEVLPLVVHVGQEEYFDKETIQPTKLYAMMREGAAPKTSQVPPDRMKALFQSLAEEQKPAIYLTFSSELSGTYQTACLIRDQLLEEGTQLDLTIIDSRSASLGQGLIAYYLAQAIEQNHTKDQLITYTHTLVDQIKHIVTVDNLEYLVRGGRVSKTAGFVGGLLKVKPILHMEDGKLFPLEKVRGSKRVLSRLIELIDDRGKELDQQTIAITHADNLSRANELKELIESKYDVKNIMINSIGCAVGAHAGPGTLAVFFLDGKPGVE; translated from the coding sequence ATGTCCATTCAACTGATCGTTGATACTGGTTGTGATCTTCCACAGCACGTGGTTGACCAATACAGCATGGAGGTCCTTCCACTTGTTGTGCATGTCGGACAGGAAGAGTATTTTGACAAAGAAACCATTCAGCCTACAAAACTTTATGCAATGATGCGTGAAGGAGCAGCACCGAAAACATCTCAAGTTCCTCCTGATCGTATGAAAGCATTATTTCAATCTCTAGCTGAGGAACAGAAGCCTGCGATATATTTAACCTTCTCTTCAGAGCTTTCAGGTACATACCAAACTGCATGCCTCATCCGAGACCAACTATTGGAGGAAGGAACACAGCTTGATTTAACCATCATCGACTCCAGAAGTGCATCCCTTGGACAAGGTTTGATTGCCTACTATCTTGCACAAGCGATTGAACAAAATCATACAAAAGATCAACTCATTACATACACTCATACCCTAGTTGACCAGATCAAACACATTGTCACGGTCGATAATTTGGAATATCTGGTCAGGGGTGGCCGAGTTTCAAAAACAGCCGGTTTTGTTGGCGGGTTGTTAAAGGTCAAGCCTATTCTTCATATGGAAGACGGTAAACTATTCCCGCTCGAGAAGGTTCGTGGGAGCAAGAGGGTTCTTTCCCGACTAATCGAATTGATCGATGATCGAGGAAAAGAACTTGACCAGCAGACCATCGCAATTACGCATGCTGACAATCTTTCCCGTGCAAATGAATTAAAAGAACTGATCGAATCTAAATATGATGTCAAAAATATTATGATTAATTCGATTGGTTGTGCAGTCGGAGCACACGCAGGTCCTGGTACTCTCGCTGTATTCTTCTTAGATGGCAAGCCAGGTGTCGAATAA
- a CDS encoding YitT family protein gives MTLYSEAKKIVIVILGAVFGAISLNYFLIPANVYASGFTGIAQLLASILQTTAIPASTGILLFILNIPVAILGWLKVGKSFTVYSFFSVAATTFFLELIPIRTISEDILLNAVFGGVLAAVGIGFTLKWGASTGGMDIVAMVLSRMKDKPIGLYFFTLNSIIILTAGLLYGWEKALYTLVTLYVTSRVIDVIHTRHEKLTAMIITKKGAQLQKSIHQKMVRGITKIPAKGGFTNEEKELLIIVVTRYELYDLEHIIKEVDPHAFTNIVNTTGIFGFFRTEGK, from the coding sequence TTGACATTGTATTCAGAAGCGAAAAAGATTGTAATTGTCATACTCGGGGCAGTCTTCGGGGCGATATCACTAAACTATTTTCTTATACCTGCAAATGTATATGCTAGCGGCTTTACCGGTATTGCACAATTATTGGCAAGTATTTTACAAACGACCGCGATACCAGCATCAACCGGTATCCTATTGTTTATTTTAAACATTCCCGTCGCGATCTTAGGGTGGTTGAAGGTTGGAAAATCATTTACTGTTTATAGCTTTTTTAGTGTAGCTGCAACAACCTTTTTCCTTGAACTTATACCGATTCGTACTATTTCCGAGGATATTTTGCTAAATGCAGTGTTTGGCGGTGTGCTCGCTGCCGTAGGGATCGGCTTTACGTTAAAGTGGGGTGCTTCGACCGGAGGGATGGACATTGTTGCAATGGTTCTGTCGAGAATGAAGGACAAGCCTATCGGACTTTATTTTTTTACATTGAATTCGATTATTATTTTGACGGCAGGTCTCCTTTATGGTTGGGAAAAAGCACTTTATACTCTTGTAACTTTATATGTTACCTCACGAGTGATCGATGTCATTCATACACGACATGAAAAGTTAACAGCTATGATCATAACGAAAAAAGGCGCGCAATTACAAAAGTCAATCCATCAAAAGATGGTCCGGGGAATTACCAAGATTCCTGCAAAGGGCGGCTTTACAAACGAAGAGAAAGAATTGTTGATCATCGTAGTTACACGTTATGAGCTTTATGACCTTGAGCACATTATTAAGGAAGTAGACCCGCATGCGTTTACAAACATAGTGAATACTACCGGTATCTTTGGTTTTTTTCGGACAGAAGGGAAATAA
- a CDS encoding NifU N-terminal domain-containing protein — MAVEFSIDPTPNPNALKFSASQAIFEGRLSYRTGDNPDDVVASALLNIDGVESIFGFQDFITINKTPDSDWDTIVPHVQEVFENNY, encoded by the coding sequence ATGGCAGTAGAATTTTCTATTGATCCAACACCTAATCCAAATGCACTGAAATTTTCAGCAAGTCAAGCAATCTTTGAGGGACGACTTTCTTATCGTACTGGTGATAATCCTGATGATGTCGTTGCGAGTGCTTTGTTAAACATCGATGGGGTCGAATCAATTTTTGGTTTCCAAGATTTCATTACAATCAATAAAACCCCCGACAGTGATTGGGATACAATTGTCCCACATGTTCAGGAAGTATTTGAAAACAATTATTAA
- a CDS encoding GNAT family N-acetyltransferase, with amino-acid sequence MKIYEVQREAEPKIRTSIAELLLQQRTNTDIQKNFDFILNGINLALESDHQAYLVVAEKDEEIVGVAFFNIGISLPKGGPYMWLNELFVQEDLRNQGIARKLLLHVIYWAERNSIKSIELETGINNSITKHLYNSLGFYEIISNRYGFSF; translated from the coding sequence ATGAAAATTTACGAGGTCCAACGCGAAGCAGAACCTAAAATTCGAACTAGTATTGCAGAACTACTTTTACAACAACGCACGAACACTGATATTCAGAAGAATTTTGATTTTATTTTAAATGGAATCAACCTTGCTCTTGAGAGTGATCACCAAGCTTATCTTGTAGTTGCAGAAAAAGACGAGGAAATTGTAGGTGTCGCATTTTTCAATATTGGAATCAGTCTACCAAAGGGCGGACCCTACATGTGGCTTAATGAGCTTTTTGTTCAGGAAGATTTGAGAAACCAGGGGATTGCTCGAAAGCTATTATTGCATGTTATCTATTGGGCGGAGCGGAACAGTATTAAATCGATTGAACTGGAAACTGGAATCAATAACTCCATAACAAAACACCTGTACAATTCACTCGGTTTTTACGAAATCATTTCGAACCGCTATGGATTTTCATTTTAA
- a CDS encoding GDSL-type esterase/lipase family protein yields the protein MPTLVCFGDSLTAMEESNDGYARLTPRLRKVLKNWTIVNSGVSGETTRGALARLQDDVLRHSPKLVTILFGSNDASEHRRIKLTEYERNIEIMIDRISPQKTILITPPPVVEQKQENRNNDVLLEYVEVIRKIGTKRGCYVIDLWSYFHKKELYFKMLQKDGLHLNERGYLFLSELLLDQIKAIYSKAQHVL from the coding sequence ATGCCTACTTTAGTCTGCTTTGGAGATAGCTTAACAGCGATGGAAGAAAGTAATGATGGATATGCTCGTTTAACTCCTCGTTTACGTAAAGTCTTGAAGAACTGGACAATTGTGAATTCGGGTGTTTCAGGAGAAACGACGAGAGGAGCCCTTGCAAGACTACAGGATGATGTGTTACGCCATTCACCGAAACTCGTCACCATTCTTTTTGGTTCTAATGATGCGAGTGAGCATCGTCGAATAAAATTAACGGAGTATGAGCGAAATATTGAAATAATGATCGACCGGATTTCGCCGCAAAAAACGATTTTAATCACTCCACCTCCAGTAGTTGAACAAAAACAGGAGAACAGAAACAATGACGTTTTATTAGAATATGTGGAAGTCATTCGTAAAATTGGTACTAAACGGGGATGCTATGTGATTGATCTTTGGTCTTACTTCCATAAAAAGGAACTCTATTTTAAAATGCTGCAAAAGGATGGACTCCATCTTAATGAACGTGGTTACTTGTTTTTATCGGAATTGCTCCTAGATCAAATAAAGGCCATTTATTCGAAAGCACAGCATGTACTATAA